The sequence GTACAACAAACGGGTTCCACGCCGATGAACACGCAAGCTCTTGTCATCGCAGGCGACAACGGAACGACACAGTTCGTGAACAATGTCGGACAACCCAAATGGCAAGGCTATGTCGTCTACTGGCTGGCGCCGAGCGCTGCCGGCGTCGGAATGGATCTGATGCGTACGTTCGAGTTAATCAATATTCCAATCATAGGCGGTGTGCCGCAATTTTCTGCGAGCGACGCTGCGACTTGTGTGAATACCGCGATCGCGCAGGCGTCGCCGTCGGTTGCGGCTCCCGACGTTCGTCAACTCTTGTCAAGCGTGACGCCCGCCAATGGGATAATCGCATTGCAGATGGTCGCCGGCGTGAACCGCGGCGACGTCACCGGCATCAATCTGCAGGGTAATACCTATGCTCGCAACTAGAGCGGCCGGCGCGGCGCGCGGCGTCGTGATGCTGATCGTCATAATCCTTGTGGCGCTTTTGATCATCATCGCGCTCTTGCTGGCGTCCGGAGCGTTCAATGCCGAAACGGCCGTTGAGGCGGTAGCCGCTAAGTATCGCGTGCTCAACTCCGCCGAAGGCGGCGTCAACGCCGCGCTGAACAACCTCGCCGAAGATCCTTACGCTACGCCGACATGCTATCCCGGTACGCTCAACAATATGGTCTATACTGGGTGCATCGTTTCAAACAATCTTCAACGCTCCTCGCCTGCGCCGGTATTGGATCCCGCCACCGGCGACCAGATCAACGTCCCCAAGAATTCCGCGTACCTATACGGCGAGTCGTCGGTCGGCGGTGGCCGAAAGGTTTACATCGAGGCTATCGCCAGTCTCGCCCCGCCCCTCACGCTTCCAAACGGCGCCATTAATGCCGTCGGTTCGGTCAACGATCTTGCGCCGGAGACGATCGCCGCCGATCCACAAGCGATGTCCCCGGACGCCAACGTCAACGCCAACGCCGACATCGACGTGAGCAGTCTGCCAAGTTCCGTGAGCGGCACCACCTCGGCCGTCGGGACCGACAACCTGCCGGGTACCGGCGACAAGACCAATTCCGGCGCGAACAGCGTGGCATTTCCGAATGCTGTGCAGTTGCAACAGGCGGCACAGAACGCTCAATCGTTGGCACGCGCGGGTTCGCATTTCACCGGCGCGTCGCTAAGCTCGGGCTCCGGCGGCACTGTCACCGGCAATGCGTTCATCGACGGGGATCTTCTGCTTAGCGCCGGCACCGTCACTCTCACCGGTGGCTCCTACGTCTATATCAACGGCAACCTCTGCGTCACGGGCTCCGGCACACTCGCTAATCTCAACACCGGTCAGAATATCGTCGTCGTGTCGGGGATGGTTTCGGTCCAATCGTCGGGCTCGTTCATGACGGCCGCTCAGCAGAATTCGCTGCTGCTGGTCATGGGTCCCGATTCGGGACAGCCAGGCGCTTGTGGGACCACCTACGCAGTCGACCTTGAGTCTGGCGCCGGCGCCGCACCAATCGGCACGATCTTCGCCGGGTCCGGTTCGCTTTACGTCGGAGGGTCATCTGCTCTTAGTGGGGCACTAGACTCCACCAACAACATCTATATTGGTGGAAACCCCGCCTCCAGTTTCACATACGACGCCACTCAAGCGCAGACAACGCTCACCACAGGCACGCTCACGTACACCGCCTACAACGAGTACTAGCGCCATGGCCCTCGCAAAAAATTCGTTGACGGCTTCTGCCGAACCGACCTACACACTCGACGTCGCACTCGAAGGGTTGGCCTCGGCCGGCTATCGTGCGGACGCCGCGACCTGGGCGCGCTTCGTCGACGCCGGACTTTTGCGCCGCTCCACCGGGCCGTCGCCGCATCTCATCTTGATCGGCGTCGCCGATCTCAAAAGATTTCGCGCCATCCTCGATCTCGAACTTCGCCTCGGACAACCGGCATCGCTCGAGAGACTGGCATTTTATCTGTGCGCTACCGGAATGGCCGATGTCCCTGCGACAAAAGTACTCGACTTCATCGAAGCGGGCGTGGCCGCGTTCTTCTCCGCAAGCGAGTGCGAATTGCGCGCGCTGCCGAACGTGCCCGTGCAGATCGGCCTCGACGGCGAACGCGCGCTTGCCAAGCGTCTCGCTGCAAAATTGTTGGAGACGTGCGCTCAGATCGGGCGCAACGATCGCGCCGCCTTGGCTTTCCTCGCCGAGATCGGATGTACGCTGTTCTTGCGAGCAACCTGGCGCAACCGCACGTCTGGCCGCGGTCCGGTGCCTCGCATCGTCACAGATGTGATGCTCGATCCGGAGAGCCTCTACATCTCACCCATGAGCGCCGGGAGGCCGCTAAAATCGACGGCCGCTGAGAGGCTCTTGCCTCCGGCCATGAATATCGCGCACGTGATAGCCGAGCTGCGCCAATCGCTGTTGTTCCGCGCCGCCGATATCATCGCCGCCGCTTCGGATTCCGCGACGGTCGCCGATCGCGTTTGCCCGGGTTTGGCAGGGCCTCAGGCGCCGACGCTCTTGCAGACGCTCGTGCCGCTCCTCGCCGCGGCTTTCGCGCGCATGCGCGCGAGCGGACGGCCGCATATGTGCGAACGCATCGCAAAATCGGCGTGGTCCGAGCCGGAAGCCATGCGCCAAGCGCTGTTGACCCACTGGTCGTAACCTGACCCGATTATTCGATTGTGATAGGACGGCAAGCCGTACTAGGGTGAGCAGCGCTCACCCATTTTTTGGGCAAGCGATGCTTGTCCTAGTACAGGTCACCCTCCTACGGCGAATCATTGGTCGAGGACGAAGATGAGCTCTTCAGTCGTTGGGGTGCCGGCACGTTTGAAGCCGCATTTTTCCAATACGCGAATGGAACCCATGTTGTCTTTCCCAGCGCGCGCATAGATCGGCCGCTCCTTCACCTCAAGTAGATACTCCGCGAGCGCTTTCGTGGCGATGCCTTTTCCCCAATGCCGCTTGTCAATCCAATAGCTGATTTCAGCATAGCCGAAGCGCTGAAAGCTCGAAATGCATCCGACCACTTCTCCGTCAACGACGATGCGTCGTTTTTCGATCGTAGTCATTTTCTCTTGAAGTCTGCACTCGCATCGTAGATCAGGTTAGCGCGCTTGATCGCCGCGAGCGGCACCGGCGTGGCTCCGGCATGCGGATCATCGATGACGACCGCGATCTCATCGGCGGTCACGATGGGTCCGCTGAACTCCACACGGTTCCCTACGGGCTGCGAGGTCACGATCTTCGCCTTGCGGCCGGCAAAGCGGCGGAAATGTGATGCGGTGAAAAGCGGCCTGTCCAATCCGGCCGACGCCACCTCGAGATCGTAATCCGGTGCCGGGTCTGACAGCGCGTCGATGCGCATCGCGATGGACTTGCTCACCGCTTCGCAGAGCTCGGTCGACACGCCGCCCTCGCGGTCGAGCATGATTCGAAGTGAATAGCCGCCGCGCTCGCGCACGACGAGCCGCCTCACGAGCTCGACGCCTGCGAAGTCCGCGACGACGATCTCGACGATGGTCTCGATGCGTTGACGGTCGTCTCGCATAACGTTCACGTTCGTCCTCCAGCCTCACAGCTTCGCGATGCGGATCACAGCGTCGCCAAGCGCCGCGCGGACCGCGCGGGCGATGGGCACCGCCGCCTCCGTGTCGCCGTGGATGCATAGCGTGTCGATGTCGCCGCGCTGCGCGAGCCGGACGGCCTGCCGTGCGGCAAGCTCCGGGTCGTCGAACACCGCGCCGGGCAATGCGCGGGCGCGTAAAGTGCCATCGGTCTCGTACGCTCGATCGCAGAACCCCTCAGCCGCCACTTGCAAACCGGCGGCGCGCCCTGCATCGAGCAGCAGCGATCCGGCCAGGCCCACCAGCACGAGCGAAGCATTGAACGTCGCCACAGCGCCGGCGACCGCGGTCGCTATAGACCAGTCGACGGCAGCATCGTTGTACAGCGCTCCGTGCGGCTTCACATGTCTTAATGATACGTCGCACGTATTCGCAATTTCGCGAAATGCGGTCAACTGACCGATCAGTGCGGCAGCTGCGTCGCCAGGTGATTGCGCGCGCGACCGGCGGCCGAAGTTCGCGCGGTCCGCGTACGACGGATGCGCTCCGACCGATACGCCTCGCGCGGCCGCCGCGAGAACCGTGGCTTCCATTGACGCCGCGTCGCCGGCGTGGCCGCCGCACGCGACGTTGGCGGAAGTGACGAGCGCGAGCAACTCCTCGTCGGAGGCGCGGCCCCTCGGGCCAGGCAGCTCGCCCATATCGCAATTGAGATCGATGTGCGACGCCGGCTTCATCCCTCGACTCCTTCGAAAAAACCCTGCGTCAGGCGCTCCGCAAAGCCGTTGTCGCGCACGGTCGAGGCTTGCGGACCGGCGCCGGTTCCGGATAGCGAGCTGACCCGCTCTGCCAACGCCGCCTCAGACTCTTCTACGCTGACCATCTCGAAGCGCACCCGCGCGCCGGGCCGCAGCTGCGCGACAATGGGCAGATCGGCGTAGATGACGCACGCGGCGACGGCGTAGCCGCCTGTCGTCTGGTGCTCGACGAGCAGCACCATCGGAGCTCCGTCGCTTGCGATCTGCACGCAGCCAGCCGTCACGCCGAACGAAACGATGTCCGACGGCGCGCCGGCCGACCCGTCGCGTCCGCCGTCCAGCATCATCGCCTGGCGGGATGAACGTGCGCTGACCGTATACGTGTTGGAAAGCAGCGACGGCGTGAGGCGGCCGTCAAGTCCGGGCAACACCCGCAGCAATGCGTCGGTCGGCAGTCGCAGACTCGGGAGCCGTCGCCCCACAAGCGAAGCGGTCCGCTTCGCGTCGGGGCCAAGTTCGAACTCGTCGCCTCGCTCGAGAATGCGGCCGCCGAATCCGGAAGTCACGTCGGTGCTCGAACTTCCGAACACCTCGGGCACGCGCAAGCCGCCGTCTAACGCGATGTAGGACCTCAACCCTCGCCGCGCCGCTCCGACCACGATCAAGCTGCCCGCCGGCGCGGCGTGCGCCACCCAGGGCTCGCAGACGCGCTCGCCGATCGCGAGCGGCGCATCCGCCCCGCTCACCGCCACGATGGCATCGGACGAAATCTTCAACGTCGTGCCGGAAAGAGTCGTCTCGATCAGCGCTCGGCCGTCGTCATTGCCAACGAGCCTGTTGGCGGCGCGCGCCGAATACCAATCCGCAGCACCGCACGGCGACACGCCCATCCAGCCTGCGCCGCGACGGCCAAGATCCTGCACGCACGTGAGCATGCCGGCTTCGATAGCGCGCACCGTGCGGCGCGAGGTGAGCCCGTTCTCCACCTTGTTCTTCACGCGATGTCCGCGATCGCATCGGCGAGCCGGTCTCTCGGCTCGAAAATAACGGTGTCGCCGGGGCGCATCAGCGCGGCCGGATCGCGCTCGGGATCGAAGAGCGTGGCGGCAGTGAGCCCCAGGAGCCGCCAGCCGCCGCTTGCAGTTCGCGGATAGACGCCGCACTGTCCGGCAGCGATCGCGACGCTGCCGGCAGGCACGCGCGGACGGGGCGACGTCAAGCGGCGTGCGCCGGCAAACGCTTCAGGCAGACCCAACAAATACGGAAAACCCGCGAGAAAGCCCAAGAACGCGACCCGGTATTCCGGTTGACAGATCAAATCGCGCATGCGCCTCTCGCGCATGCCGAGGTCGTGCGCCGTCTGTTCGAAGTCGATGCCGTTTTGGCCGCCGAAACAAACGCCGAGCGTGATGCGTCGCGCGCGCGGCTGCCGGATTTCCTCCGGTGGCGAAAAATCGATCGCGACCTGGTTCACGGCCTCGCTGACGAGCATTAGTTGCCGCGCCGGCGAAGTCGTCAACGGATCGAATCGCACGAACACCGACCTATACGCCGGCACCACGTCGTGTGCCGCGCTTCCAAGTGCTAAGCGCAATGAGCCGGCTAGCTCCATCGCCTTCACCGCGAGGTCTGCGTTGTCGCCGTCGCCGAGGTCGACCAAGACTCCCAAGTCCCCCAGCGGTCTGAACGAAGTTGTCATCACGATGCGCAGCGTTTCGCCCAGCGGCACCATACTTCCTAACGCATCGGCCGCGCGGCGCATGACCGTCCGTTCAATGCGCAATGGCCGGCGCCAAGTAATTACGCTCACCCGCACCGAACCGCGTCGGCGTCACAATATCGCGAAAGGTTGATGAGCCTTGGCCGACTTCCACTTTTCCCCACGCCCAAACCGCGCGGCTGAAATCCGCTGGCGCGAGTGGGGCGAAGCGCCGTTCGCCGAATCGGCGGAGGAAGCCAAGCCGGTTCTTCTCGCCATTTCCGCTGTGTGGTGCCATTGGTGCCATGTGATGGACGAAACCACGTACTCGACCGACGCCGTGATCGATCTGATCAACGAGCGATTCGTCCCGGTCCGCGTCGACAACGACCGTCGCCCAGATGTGAATGCCCGCTACAATATGGGCGGTTGGCCGACGACCGCGATACTCACCGCCGACGGTGAAATCGTGCATGGCGGAACATATATCCCACCCGACGCGATGCATCGGCTGTTGAGCCAAATCGAGCGCTTTTTCGCCGAGCCCGACAACCGTCTCGAACTCGCCGAACGCGTCGCCGAGGTCAGAGCGGAACGAGCGCGCCGCCCAAAGACCGTGGACTCTGGTCCGATCGACCGCAACACCCCCGCTCTCGTCTTCTCAATGCTGGACGAACATTTCGACGCGGACTATGGCGGCTTTGGAAACGAACAAAAGTTCCCGCAGACCGGCACGCTTCATTTCTTGCTCGATTGGTGGTCGCGGACGCGCGACGAGCGCGCCGAAACCATCGTTGTGAAAACACTGCGCGGCATGGCCGGCGCCGGCATGTACGACCACGTCGAGGGTGGGTTCTACCGATATTCCACCACGCGCGACTACAGCGTGCCGCACTTCGAGAAGATGCTCGAGGATCTCGGCGGACTTCTGCTCGCGTGCGCGCGCGCCGGCGCGGCGTTCGGTCAAGCGGATCTCAGCAGCCTCGCGATCGATGTCAGACGTTATCTCGACGAACACCTATGGCAATCGAAGTTCGGCGCCTACGGCGGCAGCCAGGATGCCGACGAGATCTACTATTCGCTCGATGCGGCCGGAAGGTCTGGACTTGTCGCGCCGTACGTCGATCCTACGATCTATACGTCCTGGAACGCGGAAACCGCGCGAGCGCTGCTGCTTTCGGGACCGCTTCTAGTCCCGTTCGGCGCTGACGCGGCCGAATGGCGCAGTCGCGGATTGACCGTCTTGGAGTCGTTGTGGTCGAATCTGCTTCAAGACGGACTCATGTGCCGTTACTTCGACGGCCGCGGCCACCTTCGGGGCTTGCTCGGCGATCAGGTCTGGTCCGCCTCCGCCGCGCTGGCCGCGCACGCGGTCACCGGTGAGTCGATCTGGCTTGAACGCGCCGTTGACATAATAACGGCATCTGACGAGCTCTTCGATCCCGAAGAAGGCGGTTACCGCGATCGGCCCCCTGGAGGGCGCGAGCCCGGACG is a genomic window of Candidatus Eremiobacteraceae bacterium containing:
- the rimP gene encoding ribosome maturation factor RimP; translated protein: MRDDRQRIETIVEIVVADFAGVELVRRLVVRERGGYSLRIMLDREGGVSTELCEAVSKSIAMRIDALSDPAPDYDLEVASAGLDRPLFTASHFRRFAGRKAKIVTSQPVGNRVEFSGPIVTADEIAVVIDDPHAGATPVPLAAIKRANLIYDASADFKRK
- a CDS encoding GNAT family N-acetyltransferase; the encoded protein is MTTIEKRRIVVDGEVVGCISSFQRFGYAEISYWIDKRHWGKGIATKALAEYLLEVKERPIYARAGKDNMGSIRVLEKCGFKRAGTPTTEELIFVLDQ
- a CDS encoding biotin-dependent carboxyltransferase family protein codes for the protein MKNKVENGLTSRRTVRAIEAGMLTCVQDLGRRGAGWMGVSPCGAADWYSARAANRLVGNDDGRALIETTLSGTTLKISSDAIVAVSGADAPLAIGERVCEPWVAHAAPAGSLIVVGAARRGLRSYIALDGGLRVPEVFGSSSTDVTSGFGGRILERGDEFELGPDAKRTASLVGRRLPSLRLPTDALLRVLPGLDGRLTPSLLSNTYTVSARSSRQAMMLDGGRDGSAGAPSDIVSFGVTAGCVQIASDGAPMVLLVEHQTTGGYAVAACVIYADLPIVAQLRPGARVRFEMVSVEESEAALAERVSSLSGTGAGPQASTVRDNGFAERLTQGFFEGVEG
- a CDS encoding DUF255 domain-containing protein codes for the protein MADFHFSPRPNRAAEIRWREWGEAPFAESAEEAKPVLLAISAVWCHWCHVMDETTYSTDAVIDLINERFVPVRVDNDRRPDVNARYNMGGWPTTAILTADGEIVHGGTYIPPDAMHRLLSQIERFFAEPDNRLELAERVAEVRAERARRPKTVDSGPIDRNTPALVFSMLDEHFDADYGGFGNEQKFPQTGTLHFLLDWWSRTRDERAETIVVKTLRGMAGAGMYDHVEGGFYRYSTTRDYSVPHFEKMLEDLGGLLLACARAGAAFGQADLSSLAIDVRRYLDEHLWQSKFGAYGGSQDADEIYYSLDAAGRSGLVAPYVDPTIYTSWNAETARALLLSGPLLVPFGADAAEWRSRGLTVLESLWSNLLQDGLMCRYFDGRGHLRGLLGDQVWSASAALAAHAVTGESIWLERAVDIITASDELFDPEEGGYRDRPPGGREPGRLSSAAIPFNDNSLMAQTLIALAAVTGEEKWDQRARAVLGRFREEYRRYEVFAAGYGSAALDALDPPDNVIIVGTPAGTTGLREAALRITAPALRINSINPSIASDAARLERLGYVPSTDGAAVAYICREKSCYARTSDAAAFNDALASRR
- a CDS encoding allophanate hydrolase subunit 1, with the protein product MRRAADALGSMVPLGETLRIVMTTSFRPLGDLGVLVDLGDGDNADLAVKAMELAGSLRLALGSAAHDVVPAYRSVFVRFDPLTTSPARQLMLVSEAVNQVAIDFSPPEEIRQPRARRITLGVCFGGQNGIDFEQTAHDLGMRERRMRDLICQPEYRVAFLGFLAGFPYLLGLPEAFAGARRLTSPRPRVPAGSVAIAAGQCGVYPRTASGGWRLLGLTAATLFDPERDPAALMRPGDTVIFEPRDRLADAIADIA
- a CDS encoding 5-oxoprolinase subunit PxpA, with protein sequence MKPASHIDLNCDMGELPGPRGRASDEELLALVTSANVACGGHAGDAASMEATVLAAAARGVSVGAHPSYADRANFGRRSRAQSPGDAAAALIGQLTAFREIANTCDVSLRHVKPHGALYNDAAVDWSIATAVAGAVATFNASLVLVGLAGSLLLDAGRAAGLQVAAEGFCDRAYETDGTLRARALPGAVFDDPELAARQAVRLAQRGDIDTLCIHGDTEAAVPIARAVRAALGDAVIRIAKL